One region of Fragaria vesca subsp. vesca linkage group LG4, FraVesHawaii_1.0, whole genome shotgun sequence genomic DNA includes:
- the LOC101294455 gene encoding uncharacterized protein LOC101294455, giving the protein MTATALRLSLPPSPSKPLIPGACSHRQPLHLTFPTLHTSPHTPFLRSSHHRHPSPIAMSSISPRSSFPETQTQPIELNDESEFETIVSRDGYISICGFGSLLSVRSARSTFPELINFRVARLNGFKRVFGHMAPIFFERGIAKPETKEISSLSVEPCEGESLIVTVFEIQKSEIPAFIKREPEFRFLAVVPETLDGNPFDRRAVLCAHYSDEEFFRVRCKGSKEMYYELFGRYNIDKIWRDDILPCRTYLRHCVLAAKNLNDIAYNNFLDHTFLGDRKTTIREYLATTGSGIMEEEPPESLKIRYGG; this is encoded by the exons ATGACTGCCACTGCTCTCCGTCTCTCCCTCCCTCCATCTCCTTCTAAACCCCTCATTCCCGGCGCGTGTTCTCACCGCCAACCTCTCCACCTCACCTTCCCAACCCTCCACACCTCCCCCCACACTCCCTTCCTCCGCTCCTCCCACCACCGCCACCCTTCTCCGATCGCCATGTCCTCTATTTCCCCCCGATCATCCTTCCCGGAGACTCAAACACAACCGATCGAGCTCAACGACGAGTCCGAGTTCGAAACCATCGTCTCGCGCGACGGTTACATCTCCATCTGCGGCTTCGGCTCTCTCCTCTCCG TGAGAAGCGCGAGGAGTACATTTCCGGAGCTGATCAACTTCAGAGTGGCGCGGTTGAACGGATTCAAGCGAGTCTTCGGTCACATGGCTCCAATTTTCTTCGAGCGTGGCATTGCCAAGCCTGAAACCAAG GAGATTTCGAGTTTGAGTGTGGAGCCTTGTGAAGGCGAAAGCCTTATAGTGACGGTGTTTGAGATTCAAAAATCGGAG ATTCCGGCTTTTATCAAGAGGGAGCCTGAGTTTCGATTCCTAGCT GTTGTGCCTGAAACCCTTGATGGGAATCCATTTGATAGACGAGCG GTGCTTTGTGCTCATTATAGTGATGAAGAATTTTTCAGAGTCAGATGCAAGG GAAGTAAGGAAATGTATTATGAGCTATTTGGCCGATATAACATTGATAAGATTTGGAGGGATGATATCTTACCTTGCCGAACTTACCTTCGTCACTG TGTGTTAGCAGCAAAAAATCTTAACGATATAGCATACAACAACTTCTTGGATCACACTTTCCTTGGAGACCGTAAAACAACCATTCGAGAGTACTTGGCTACAACTGGTTCGGGAATTATGGAAGAAGAGCCTCCGGAATCCCTCAAGATCCGTTATGGTGGTTAA
- the LOC101294749 gene encoding major allergen Pru ar 1-like: MGVFTYETEFTSVIPPPRLYKAFVLDADNLIPKIAPQAVKSAEIVQGDGGVGTIKKIHLGEGSEYSYVKHQIDGLDKDNFVYNYSIIEGDAIGDKVEKISYEIKLVASPSGGSIIKSTSHYHCKGEVEIKEEHVKAGKEKAAGLFKIIENHLLANPEAYN, from the coding sequence ATGGGTGTGTTCACATATGAAACCGAGTTCACCTCTGTCATTCCACCACCAAGACTCTACAAGGCCTTTGTCCTTGATGCTGATAACCTCATCCCAAAGATTGCCCCACAGGCTGTGAAGAGTGCCGAGATCGTTCAAGGTGATGGAGGTGTCGGAACCATCAAGAAGATCCACCTTGGTGAAGGGAGCGAATACAGCTACGTGAAACACCAGATTGATGGACTTGACAAAGACAACTTTGTTTACAACTACAGTATCATTGAAGGTGATGCTATCGGAGACAAGGTAGAGAAAATCTCTTACGAGATCAAGTTGGTGGCGTCTCCAAGTGGAGGCTCCATCATCAAGAGCACCAGCCACTACCATTGCAAAGGAGAGGTTGAGATCAAGGAAGAGCATGTCAAGGCCGGAAAAGAAAAAGCCGCTGGTCTGTTCAAGATCATTGAGAACCACCTTTTGGCCAACCCTGAGGCCTACAACTAA
- the LOC101295036 gene encoding major allergen Pru ar 1-like: protein MGVFTYETEFTSVIPPPRLFKAFILDADNLIPKIAPQAVKCAEIIEGDGGVGTIKKITFGEGSQFGSVTHKIDGIDKDNFVYSYSLVEGDALSDKIEKISYETKLVASSDGGSIIKSTSNYHTKGDVEIKEEHVKAGKEKASHLFKLVEGYLLANPNEYC, encoded by the coding sequence ATGGGTGTATTCACTTATGAAACCGAGTTCACCTCCGTCATCCCACCACCAAGATTGTTCAAGGCTTTCATCCTTGATGCCGACAATCTCATCCCCAAGATTGCTCCCCAAGCAGTTAAGTGTGCTGAAATCATTGAAGGAGACGGAGGCGTAGGAACCATCAAGAAGATCACTTTTGGTGAGGGCAGCCAGTTCGGCTCAGTGACCCACAAGATCGATGGGATTGACAAAGACAACTTTGTGTACAGCTACAGCTTGGTCGAAGGAGATGCCTTGTCCGACAAGATTGAGAAGATCTCTTACGAGACCAAATTGGTGGCATCTTCCGATGGAGGATCCATCATCAAGAGCACAAGCAACTACCACACCAAAGGTGACGTGGAGATCAAAGAAGAGCATGTCAAGGCTGGAAAAGAGAAGGCGTCGCACCTCTTCAAGCTTGTTGAAGGCTACCTCTTGGCCAATCCTAATGAATACTGTTAA
- the LOC101295907 gene encoding probable protein phosphatase 2C 34-like, translating to MVLFPSFLDGLGRTISNKKTKNCHNDVAKETAEALAKEAKKNELVLSSSGIVNSDKSNNFSSICSKRGQKGINQDCLVIWEEFGCQEDMIFCGVFDGHGQWGHLVSRRVRQSMPSSLLCNWQETLSLTSLDLNFKMEMDRKLHRYNTWKQSFLKTYAAIDQELKHSSKIDSYRSGTTALTIIKQGELLITAHVGDSRAVLATTSEDGSLVPVQLTVDFKPNLPQEAERIRRSNGRVFCLPDEPGTYRVWMPNGKTPGLAVSRAFGDYCVKDFGLISVPDVSQRYITRKDLFVILATDGVWDVISNKEAIQIVSSAPDRNKAAKRLVACAALAWKSKRRGIAMDDISAICLFFNPNSSSHQTNPLVSEYPGVKKSGCM from the exons ATGGTGCTTTTTCCATCTTTCCTTGATGGATTGGGAAGAACCATCTCGAACAAGAAGACAAAGAATTGCCATAATGATGTGGCAAAGGAGACTGCAGAAGCATTGGCAAAGGAAGCAAAAAAGAATGAGCTGGTTTTGAGTTCTTCTGGGATTGTTAATTCTGACAAGTCTAACAATTTTTCTTCTATTTGCTCCAAGAGAGGCCAAAAGGGTATCAATCAGGATTGCTTGGTCATATGGGAG GAATTTGGGTGCCAAGAAGACATGATCTTTTGTGGAGTGTTTGATGGGCATGGACAATGGGGACATCTAGTTAGCAGAAGGGTCAGGCAGTCTATGCCTTCTTCTCTGTTGTGCAATTGGCAAGAAACTCTCAGTTTAACATCACTTGACCTGAATTTTAAAATGGAGATGGATCGGAAACTCCATCGATACAATACATGGAAGCAATCCTTTCTTAAAACATATGCTGCCATAGACCAGGAGCTTAAGCATTCTTCTAAAATCGATTCCTATCGAAGTGGTACTACAGCGCTGACAATTATTAAGCAG GGTGAACTTCTCATCACAGCACATGTGGGCGACTCTCGAGCTGTTTTGGCCACCACTTCAGAAGATGGAAGCTTGGTACCTGTCCAGCTTACAGTCGATTTCAAGCCTAACTTGCCTC AGGAGGCTGAGAGAATCAGAAGGTCCAATGGACGAGTGTTTTGTCTACCTGATGAACCGGGCACTTACAGGGTGTGGATGCCAAACGGGAAGACACCTGGACTGGCAGTATCCAGAGCTTTTGGTGACTATTGTGTTAAGGACTTTGGGCTTATTTCTGTGCCTGATGTGAGCCAAAGATACATAACCAGAAAAGACCTGTTTGTCATTTTAGCAACAGATGGG GTATGGGATGTTATCTCCAACAAAGAAGCTATACAAATAGTTTCTTCAGCACCAGATAGGAACAAAGCAGCAAAAAGATTGGTGGCATGTGCTGCTCTTGCATGGAAGTCAAAGAGAAGAGGCATTGCAATGGATGACATCTCTGCTATTTGCCTCTTCTTTAACCCTAACTCATCATCACACCAAACCAACCCTCTGGTCTCTGAATATCCTGGTGTGAAGAAATCTGGGTGTATGTAG